Proteins co-encoded in one Bacillus infantis NRRL B-14911 genomic window:
- a CDS encoding aldo/keto reductase family protein: MEYRRLGNTGLKVSEISLGSWLTYGGYVEEQKASSSIDKAYELGINFFDTANVYMRGEAEKVVGKTLAKYDRSSYVLATKVFGKMGDGPNDSGLSRKHIMEQADASLKRLGLDYIDIYYCHRFHPETPLEETLRALDDLIRQGKILYAGVSEWTAEQMTEAVHLADKRLWDRIVVNQPNYSMLHRNIEKEIIPVSEKHGIGQVVFSPLAQGVLTGKYKKGEAPPEGSRASQKDLGTLYGVLNDRNLEKAESLEKIAQQEDLTLSQLALAWILRQPNVASALVGASRPEQLEENVKASGVKLKEDSLQQIEEILTAE; this comes from the coding sequence ATGGAATACCGGCGTCTTGGAAATACCGGCCTTAAGGTCAGCGAGATCAGCCTCGGCAGCTGGCTCACCTATGGAGGGTATGTAGAGGAGCAGAAGGCATCATCTTCTATAGATAAAGCATATGAGCTCGGCATCAATTTTTTTGATACGGCGAATGTGTATATGCGCGGAGAGGCAGAAAAGGTCGTTGGAAAAACACTTGCCAAATATGACAGGAGTTCCTATGTTCTTGCAACGAAGGTTTTTGGCAAGATGGGGGACGGGCCCAATGATTCAGGGCTTTCGCGCAAGCATATCATGGAGCAGGCGGATGCAAGCCTGAAGCGGCTCGGGCTTGATTATATCGACATTTATTATTGCCACCGATTTCACCCGGAAACCCCTCTTGAAGAAACCCTGCGAGCTCTTGATGATCTGATCAGGCAAGGAAAGATCTTGTATGCAGGTGTAAGCGAATGGACGGCAGAGCAGATGACCGAAGCTGTTCATCTTGCAGATAAAAGGCTTTGGGACCGGATTGTTGTAAACCAGCCGAATTACAGCATGCTGCATCGGAACATTGAAAAAGAAATCATACCTGTCAGCGAAAAGCATGGAATCGGCCAGGTTGTGTTCTCGCCGCTTGCCCAAGGCGTGCTGACAGGCAAATATAAAAAAGGGGAAGCACCTCCAGAAGGAAGCCGTGCCTCTCAAAAGGACCTGGGCACTCTTTACGGCGTCCTGAACGATCGTAATCTTGAAAAAGCAGAGAGCCTGGAAAAGATTGCGCAGCAAGAGGATCTTACCTTATCCCAGCTCGCCCTTGCCTGGATCCTCAGACAGCCAAACGTAGCAAGCGCCCTTGTCGGGGCAAGCCGCCCTGAGCAGCTTGAGGAAAATGTAAAGGCATCAGGAGTAAAGCTGAAAGAAGACAGCCTCCAGCAGATTGAAGAAATTCTTACTGCAGAATAA
- a CDS encoding LacI family DNA-binding transcriptional regulator, translating into MVTIKDIARIANVSHTTVSRALNNSPMIKEPTKRKILEIAAQLNYSPNVNAKSLVMQKSHTIGLFLTSFITGTSASFLADTIKGVNGAISQDYNLFIRGIDDYQDFTSINRQRFDGIILMSQSVRDNPFIYHVLQKEIPLIVLNRDIEEESVYNICSNDAEGSKQAVEYLIENGHRDIAIIEGTSSFKSSQMRKDGYLQALIDHGISLKSSYAVKGNYDMESGFLAMEQLLSLKDPPTAVFCSNDDMAIGAMNCAFEKGLKVPDDLSVIGFDDIGYSQYTTPPLSTVKRPVEQISLLGAKKMLTLVQGGLEAEKIFVNTELIIRSSVKRIS; encoded by the coding sequence ATGGTAACAATTAAAGATATTGCAAGAATAGCCAATGTATCGCATACAACGGTATCGCGTGCATTAAACAACAGTCCTATGATCAAAGAGCCGACAAAGAGGAAAATTCTCGAAATTGCTGCCCAGCTTAACTATTCGCCGAATGTAAACGCCAAGAGCCTGGTTATGCAGAAATCGCATACAATCGGTCTGTTCCTGACAAGCTTTATAACTGGGACTTCGGCCAGCTTTCTTGCGGATACAATCAAGGGAGTTAACGGAGCTATTTCACAGGATTATAATCTGTTCATTCGAGGGATCGATGATTATCAGGATTTTACAAGCATCAACAGGCAGCGGTTTGATGGAATCATTCTTATGAGCCAAAGTGTCCGCGATAATCCTTTTATCTACCATGTGCTGCAAAAGGAGATCCCCCTTATTGTACTGAACAGGGATATAGAAGAAGAAAGTGTATATAATATATGCTCTAATGATGCAGAAGGCTCCAAACAGGCAGTGGAATACCTTATTGAAAACGGCCATAGGGATATTGCAATTATTGAAGGAACTTCAAGTTTCAAATCCTCCCAAATGCGCAAGGACGGCTATTTGCAGGCATTGATAGATCACGGGATATCCCTGAAAAGCAGTTATGCAGTGAAAGGCAATTATGATATGGAAAGCGGCTTTCTGGCCATGGAGCAGCTTTTATCCCTTAAGGACCCGCCGACTGCCGTTTTCTGCTCTAATGATGATATGGCGATTGGTGCCATGAACTGTGCATTTGAAAAAGGTCTGAAAGTGCCTGATGATCTATCTGTTATCGGCTTTGATGATATCGGTTATTCACAATACACGACTCCACCGCTATCCACCGTGAAAAGGCCTGTAGAGCAAATCAGCCTGCTGGGTGCGAAAAAAATGCTCACTCTTGTTCAAGGAGGGCTTGAGGCGGAAAAAATATTTGTTAACACTGAGCTCATCATTAGAAGCTCTGTGAAAAGGATTAGCTAG
- a CDS encoding pectinesterase family protein: MTFKESVTKPLKMTVAKDGKGAYQTVQEAIDAIPADNKNKVEIFIKNGVYKERIVVPANKPFVTLIGESVENTILTYDNHAKIMSPDGGIIGTRNSASVFLYAGDFTARNLTFENSFNPKRLEEETQAVAVYASGERMEFYQVRFLGNQDTLYLKEGSQYFSRCYIEGDIDFIFGGARAVFKECEIFSLNRGSSAENGYISAASTHINEPYGFLFLNNRFTSSAAKGTVYLGRPWHPGGDPEAIASVIFKNNYLGAHIHPDGWTDMSGFSAKDARFYEYMNEGPGSNPDRPQLTDEEAEAANIETVLKGWNPE, encoded by the coding sequence ATGACTTTTAAAGAAAGTGTAACTAAACCATTAAAAATGACTGTAGCCAAAGACGGGAAAGGTGCTTATCAGACCGTTCAAGAAGCGATTGATGCTATACCGGCTGATAATAAAAATAAAGTGGAAATCTTTATTAAGAACGGAGTATATAAGGAACGAATCGTAGTTCCGGCAAATAAACCATTTGTGACGCTAATTGGAGAAAGTGTCGAGAACACAATCCTCACTTATGATAACCATGCAAAAATAATGTCCCCCGATGGCGGTATCATTGGAACACGCAATAGCGCAAGTGTATTCCTTTATGCGGGGGATTTTACAGCCAGAAACCTTACCTTTGAAAACTCATTCAATCCAAAACGCTTGGAAGAAGAGACACAGGCGGTAGCTGTTTATGCCAGCGGTGAGAGAATGGAATTTTACCAGGTGCGGTTTCTGGGAAATCAAGATACACTTTACCTAAAAGAGGGGTCTCAGTATTTTAGCCGGTGTTATATTGAAGGTGATATTGATTTTATTTTTGGAGGGGCAAGAGCAGTTTTCAAAGAATGTGAGATCTTTTCTTTGAATAGAGGGTCTTCTGCAGAAAACGGATATATATCAGCTGCAAGTACCCATATAAATGAGCCATATGGATTCCTGTTTTTAAACAATCGATTTACAAGCTCAGCGGCCAAAGGAACGGTCTATCTTGGAAGGCCCTGGCACCCTGGCGGGGATCCGGAGGCCATAGCAAGCGTCATATTCAAAAATAATTATTTGGGTGCCCACATTCATCCGGATGGCTGGACTGACATGTCAGGCTTCAGTGCCAAAGATGCAAGATTCTATGAATATATGAATGAAGGACCTGGCTCAAATCCCGATAGGCCTCAGCTTACAGATGAAGAAGCTGAAGCAGCCAACATCGAGACTGTGTTAAAAGGGTGGAATCCGGAATAG
- the uxaC gene encoding glucuronate isomerase, whose protein sequence is MEKFMGENFLLKNETAAFLYHEEAKDLPIIDYHCHISPKEIYENKKFKNITEAWLYGDHYKWRVMRANGINEKYITGDADDYDKFLAWARTVPMTIGNPLYNWTHLELQRFFGIYDILNEKSAPDIWHKVNKQLATDDFRVREIIRKSNVRVICTTDDPADSLEYHKLLSKEEDFPVLVVPGFRPDKGLEINRHGYKEWIERLEAASGITVDSYSSLLEALDSRVHFFHSLGGRVSDHALDQVVYEEAAFEEVSQIFAKKLSGGTVSEKEEKQYKTYTLIHLGKLYASLGWAMQYHMNAHRNNNTKMFQTLGPDTGYDSINDDKIAKPLVSLLDSLDQAGGLPKTILYSLNPGDNHILASIINSFQDGSIPGKIQFGTAWWFNDTRDGMLDQMKALANMGLFSRFIGMLTDSRSFLSYTRHEYFRRVVCSLIGEWVENGEIPNDKELLSRIIKGISYYNAEEYFQFQEAEKQHAAAVK, encoded by the coding sequence ATGGAAAAGTTTATGGGCGAGAATTTTCTCCTGAAAAATGAAACGGCTGCATTTTTGTATCATGAGGAAGCAAAGGATTTGCCGATCATCGATTACCATTGTCACATCAGCCCAAAGGAAATTTATGAAAATAAAAAGTTCAAAAATATTACAGAAGCCTGGCTGTATGGGGACCATTATAAATGGAGAGTAATGCGAGCGAATGGGATCAATGAAAAGTACATAACCGGTGATGCAGACGATTATGATAAATTCCTTGCCTGGGCGAGGACAGTGCCGATGACAATAGGAAATCCGCTGTACAATTGGACTCACCTGGAGCTTCAGCGCTTTTTTGGCATCTATGACATCTTAAATGAAAAGTCTGCACCAGACATTTGGCATAAGGTCAATAAGCAGCTCGCAACAGATGATTTCAGAGTACGGGAGATCATCAGGAAATCAAATGTCCGGGTCATCTGCACAACCGACGATCCGGCCGATTCGCTTGAATATCACAAGCTTCTTTCAAAGGAGGAAGACTTTCCGGTACTGGTCGTACCAGGTTTCAGGCCTGATAAAGGTCTGGAAATCAACCGCCATGGCTACAAAGAATGGATTGAACGGCTTGAGGCAGCGAGCGGGATTACGGTTGACAGCTATTCAAGCCTTCTTGAAGCATTGGATTCAAGAGTCCATTTCTTCCACTCCCTCGGCGGCCGGGTTTCTGACCATGCGCTTGATCAGGTTGTATATGAAGAAGCAGCATTTGAAGAGGTTTCACAAATTTTTGCTAAAAAGCTTTCGGGTGGCACTGTATCCGAGAAAGAGGAAAAGCAGTATAAAACCTATACGCTTATTCATCTGGGCAAGCTTTATGCCAGCCTGGGATGGGCTATGCAATACCATATGAATGCCCACCGCAATAATAATACGAAGATGTTCCAGACCCTTGGCCCTGATACTGGCTACGACTCTATTAATGATGACAAGATTGCAAAGCCGCTCGTCAGTCTGCTTGATTCTTTAGATCAGGCAGGAGGGCTGCCAAAAACGATCCTGTATTCTCTGAATCCGGGTGACAACCATATTCTTGCCAGCATCATCAACAGCTTCCAGGACGGCAGCATACCGGGGAAAATTCAATTTGGGACTGCCTGGTGGTTCAATGATACGAGGGATGGGATGCTCGATCAGATGAAAGCCTTGGCAAATATGGGGCTCTTCAGCAGGTTCATCGGAATGCTTACCGATTCAAGAAGCTTCCTTTCATACACCAGGCATGAATATTTCCGCAGGGTTGTCTGCAGTCTGATCGGTGAATGGGTCGAAAATGGTGAAATTCCAAATGACAAGGAACTGCTCAGCCGGATTATCAAAGGGATCTCCTATTATAATGCGGAAGAATATTTTCAATTCCAGGAGGCTGAAAAACAGCACGCAGCTGCTGTTAAATAA
- a CDS encoding alpha/beta hydrolase, translated as MIYSLWTGKIPFLESGDEDRKPVLAFYPASNNTGRSAVIVCPGGGYHHRADHEGEPVAKWLNSLGISAFVLHYRVAPYRHPVPLADVQRAIRFVRHHSEKWNIDKQKIGVLGFSAGGHLAACASTLSHLRTTKEEDNIDLENCHPDLAILSYPVISLLEHYHEGSMTNLLGDEPNEEIRALLSCEREGAKTLPPPTFIWHTSDDAAVPVENSLLYVSLLSKLKVPYELHVFPHGRHGLGLASDNPAAGKWTELCAVWLAQHAFCQ; from the coding sequence TTGATTTATTCATTGTGGACAGGAAAGATTCCTTTTCTGGAGTCTGGAGATGAGGATCGCAAGCCTGTTCTTGCTTTCTATCCTGCAAGTAATAATACAGGCAGAAGTGCAGTGATTGTATGTCCTGGAGGGGGGTATCACCATAGAGCTGATCATGAGGGAGAACCGGTTGCAAAATGGCTAAACTCTCTTGGCATTTCAGCATTTGTACTGCATTACCGAGTAGCTCCCTACAGGCATCCAGTTCCTTTAGCAGATGTGCAGCGGGCTATACGCTTTGTCAGGCACCACTCTGAAAAGTGGAATATCGATAAGCAAAAGATAGGAGTTCTGGGGTTTTCGGCTGGCGGACATTTAGCAGCCTGCGCCTCGACTTTGTCACATCTGCGTACAACAAAAGAAGAGGATAACATTGACTTAGAGAACTGCCATCCGGATTTAGCTATTTTAAGCTATCCGGTCATATCATTATTAGAGCATTATCATGAAGGATCGATGACTAATCTTCTGGGAGACGAGCCCAATGAGGAGATCAGGGCTTTATTATCCTGCGAACGTGAAGGTGCTAAAACTTTGCCGCCGCCAACCTTTATATGGCATACGTCTGATGATGCAGCTGTTCCTGTTGAAAACAGCCTATTATATGTCTCATTATTGAGCAAATTAAAAGTGCCATATGAGTTACATGTTTTTCCGCATGGACGGCATGGCCTAGGACTTGCCAGCGATAACCCTGCTGCAGGCAAATGGACTGAGCTTTGTGCTGTATGGCTCGCTCAGCATGCATTCTGCCAATAA
- a CDS encoding Nif3-like dinuclear metal center hexameric protein, whose protein sequence is MDIDQFTLTIEELFGKELLETFEDDYGFTNSTDKEIRTVGYATNLSLETIEHAVRSQVDLIITHHDAWDFIYGLNEECRNKLQKHEISHFWIHGPLDYIRFGTCTSLMEKIGIDEIIQYSIFDNGGIPGIGEFKEPLGFEELAFKLSRLLNEPVRRWRNNGKEVKRVGIMTGAGHSTDYLKLALDGGCDTYITGEASLYTIQYAQFSGMNLLVGSHTFTEIFGVKTLAGKVKQRHPEIKVMKLEESHFELNPIR, encoded by the coding sequence TTGGATATCGACCAGTTTACTTTGACTATAGAAGAATTATTCGGCAAAGAGCTTTTAGAAACGTTTGAAGACGATTATGGCTTCACGAACAGCACAGATAAGGAAATCAGAACCGTTGGCTATGCTACGAATCTATCTTTGGAAACCATCGAACATGCCGTCCGGAGTCAGGTTGATTTAATTATCACCCATCATGACGCCTGGGATTTCATTTACGGGCTTAATGAAGAATGCAGGAACAAATTGCAAAAGCATGAGATCAGCCACTTCTGGATTCATGGTCCCCTGGATTATATCCGTTTTGGGACATGTACCTCATTAATGGAGAAAATCGGCATTGACGAGATCATCCAATATTCTATTTTTGATAATGGCGGCATTCCGGGCATCGGTGAATTCAAGGAGCCTTTAGGTTTTGAGGAATTGGCATTTAAGCTCAGCCGCCTATTGAATGAACCGGTGAGACGCTGGAGAAATAACGGCAAAGAAGTCAAGAGGGTGGGGATCATGACAGGAGCCGGCCATTCTACCGATTACCTGAAGCTTGCTCTTGATGGCGGGTGCGATACTTATATTACTGGCGAAGCTTCTTTATATACCATTCAATACGCACAATTTTCCGGAATGAATCTGCTTGTAGGCAGCCATACCTTCACAGAAATTTTTGGGGTAAAGACTCTTGCGGGGAAAGTGAAGCAGAGGCATCCGGAAATCAAAGTTATGAAGCTGGAAGAATCACATTTTGAGCTCAATCCTATAAGATGA
- a CDS encoding tagaturonate reductase: MERLSSKTHAKRIFPERILQFGEGNFLRGFADWQIQILNEKKGFNGSCVVVQPRGSSKIERLNRQDGLYTLYLEGLKEGIPVKEHMVIDSISRGINLQTDYEEFIRLAGQKELRFIISNATEAGMVFDPDDRLEDRPQKGFTGKLAGFLYHRYLAFKGDEKYGCIILPCELVEENGGKLKGIILQYADSWNLSEDFKCWIDHANVFCSTLVDRIVPGFPKDSLEEKTEELGYEDELLVTGEHYHLWAIEGPSWLKDELPAEGTGLNLVITDDITPFRTRKVRILNGAHTAMTPLALLSGLETVEESVKHPEVGLFIKKLIEEEILPALDGDRKELEQYAEEVMNRFANPYIKHYLKSISLNSVSKFSARNLPALLDYIKEEGKLPAKIVFSLCCLLYLYKKMDVEDSSTVLEILLSEWKSFEKKQIGIEQLSANLLKEQKLLGRDLTGIAGLKEAVAGYLREIEETGIEKALQRVIDKPVLARGELE, from the coding sequence ATGGAGCGCCTAAGCAGTAAAACACATGCCAAAAGGATATTCCCTGAAAGAATCCTTCAATTTGGCGAAGGGAACTTTTTAAGGGGTTTCGCAGACTGGCAGATTCAAATTTTAAATGAGAAAAAAGGGTTCAATGGAAGTTGCGTTGTCGTACAGCCCCGAGGGTCCAGTAAAATTGAACGGCTTAACCGGCAGGATGGGCTGTACACCCTTTATCTTGAAGGGCTGAAGGAAGGGATCCCTGTAAAGGAACATATGGTGATCGATTCAATCAGCAGGGGAATCAATCTTCAAACAGATTATGAGGAATTTATCAGGCTTGCCGGACAGAAGGAGCTCAGATTCATCATCAGCAATGCAACCGAGGCTGGAATGGTCTTTGATCCCGATGACAGGCTGGAAGACCGTCCGCAGAAGGGGTTTACCGGAAAGCTGGCAGGTTTTTTATACCATCGTTACCTGGCCTTTAAGGGCGATGAAAAATATGGTTGCATCATCCTTCCGTGTGAATTGGTTGAAGAAAATGGCGGAAAATTGAAGGGAATTATTCTCCAATACGCAGATTCATGGAATCTTAGCGAGGATTTCAAATGCTGGATTGATCATGCCAATGTGTTCTGCTCAACACTGGTGGACCGGATTGTCCCGGGTTTTCCGAAGGATAGCCTGGAGGAGAAAACAGAAGAGCTTGGTTATGAAGACGAACTCCTTGTAACAGGGGAGCATTATCATCTCTGGGCTATAGAGGGGCCGTCCTGGCTAAAAGATGAGCTGCCTGCTGAAGGGACTGGACTGAATCTTGTCATCACTGATGACATCACTCCTTTTCGTACAAGGAAAGTAAGGATATTAAACGGTGCTCATACGGCAATGACGCCCCTGGCACTCCTTTCCGGGCTTGAAACAGTTGAAGAATCTGTGAAACATCCTGAGGTGGGGCTTTTTATAAAAAAGCTGATCGAAGAGGAAATCCTTCCGGCACTTGATGGGGACAGAAAAGAGCTGGAGCAGTATGCAGAAGAGGTAATGAACCGTTTTGCCAACCCTTATATCAAGCATTACCTAAAGAGCATTTCCTTGAATTCAGTGTCGAAATTTTCTGCCAGAAATCTGCCGGCTCTGCTTGATTATATAAAAGAAGAAGGAAAACTGCCGGCAAAAATCGTCTTTTCCTTATGCTGCCTATTGTATCTATACAAGAAAATGGATGTGGAAGACAGCAGTACGGTACTCGAAATCCTTCTATCGGAGTGGAAAAGCTTTGAGAAAAAGCAGATTGGGATAGAGCAGCTGTCCGCTAACCTTTTGAAAGAACAAAAGCTTTTGGGCAGGGATCTCACCGGGATTGCAGGCCTTAAGGAAGCAGTGGCTGGATATCTCAGGGAAATAGAAGAAACAGGCATTGAGAAAGCGCTTCAGCGCGTAATTGACAA